The Malus sylvestris chromosome 12, drMalSylv7.2, whole genome shotgun sequence genome contains a region encoding:
- the LOC126593166 gene encoding F-box/kelch-repeat protein At1g57790-like — MGGRKRKLKSLAETITNSNRKASKKKEKLELQTWSYLPAELLELIVSRLTLRDNIRVSVVCKRWHSAAISVRVVNQSPLLMYFPRFGDLYEFYDPSQRKIYSLELPELTGSRICYTKDGWLLLYRPRSHRVFFFNPFTRKIIKVPRFELTYQIVAFSCAPTSSSCILFTLKHISPTVVAISTCRPGEREWTTVNFQNRLPFVSSIWNKLAFCNGVFYCLSLTGWLGVFNPEERSWSVLAVPPPKCPENFFAKNWWKGKFMAEHEGNILVIYTCSSENPIIFKLDQTNMVWEEMTTLDGVTLFASFLSSHARTDLPGIMRNSVYFSKVRFYGRCCISYSLDSCRYHPRKDCHDWGEQDPFKKIWIEAPQDFSTLNW, encoded by the coding sequence GTTAGCTGAAACAATCACAAACAGTAACAGAAAAGCAAGcaagaaaaaggagaaattgGAGCTGCAAACTTGGTCTTACCTTCCTGCTGAACTTTTGGAACTCATTGTGTCTCGTTTAACCCTGCGGGATAATATTCGTGTATCTGTTGTGTGCAAGAGATGGCACTCAGCTGCCATTTCGGTGCGGGTGGTCAACCAATCACCATTGCTTATGTACTTTCCCAGATTTGGTGACCTGTATGAATTCTATGATCCATCGCAGCGCAAAATCTACTCCTTGGAGTTACCTGAGCTGACTGGGTCTAGGATTTGCTACACTAAAGACGGTTGGCTACTGTTATACAGACCCAGATCTCACCGTGTGTTCTTCTTTAATCCCTTCACTCGCAAGATAATAAAGGTACCAAGATTCGAGTTGACTTATCAGATAGTTGCATTCTCCTGTGCCCCAACTTCTTCCAGCTGCATACTGTTTACGTTGAAACACATCAGCCCCACAGTTGTTGCTATTAGCACTTGTCGTCCTGGGGAAAGAGAGTGGACTACTGTTAATTTCCAAAACCGCTTGCCCTTTGTGAGTAGCATCTGGAACAAGCTTGCTTTCTGCAACGGAGTCTTTTATTGTCTGAGCCTCACCGGTTGGTTAGGGGTATTCAACCCCGAAGAACGCAGTTGGAGTGTTCTTGCTGTTCCTCCACCCAAGTGCCCAGAGAACTTTTTTGCCAAAAATTGGTGGAAAGGTAAGTTTATGGCAGAGCATGAGGGAAACATACTAGTTATATATACTTGTTCAAGTGAAAACCCAATTATATTTAAGCTGGATCAGACAAACATGGTTTGGGAAGAAATGACGACCCTCGATGGTGTGACACTCTTTGCGAGTTTCTTGTCGTCTCATGCAAGAACTGACCTCCCTGGGATAATGAGAAACAGTGTCTACTTCTCGAAAGTCCGCTTCTACGGAAGGTGTTGCATATCCTACTCTCTCGACTCTTGTAGATACCACCCTCGCAAGGATTGCCATGACTGGGGAGAGCAAGATCCTTTTAAGAAGATTTGGATTGAAGCACCCCAAGACTTCTCAACCTTAAATTGGTGA
- the LOC126593165 gene encoding heterogeneous nuclear ribonucleoprotein Q-like: MPKTRTNVSGDASERLVESDERVDLEGDNDPEETIEEEVEYEEVEEEEEVEVEEEEEEEEEDPEEEGEEEDDNKRPATKSNGQKSSDGDEEMIVANAEDEEEKKKHAELLARPPHGSEVYLGGIPHDASEVDLRGFCESIGEVTEVRIMKGKDSGEAKGYAFLTFRNKELASKAIEELNNSELKGKRIKCSTSQAKHRLFIGNVPRSWGEEDMKKAVTDIGPGVISVELLKDPQNSSRNRGFVFIEYYNHACAEYSRQKMSTPKFKLDTNAPTVSWADPKNTESSAASQVKAVYVKNLPKDITQDQLKDLFEHHGKITKVVLPPAKAGQEKSRFGFVHFVERACAMKALKNTEKYEIDGQVLECSLAKPQSDQKSSGSSTQQRSALLPTYPPRLGYGMVGGSPYGGGLGAGYGGPGIAQPLIYGRGPTPAGMAMMPMLLPDGRIGYVLQQPGVQPQMPPPQSRGGRSGGGGSSSGGRQSGESGRGRIRYNPY; the protein is encoded by the exons ATGCCGAAAACGAGGACAAATGTTTCTGGGGATGCATCTGAAAGGCTTGTAGAATCTGACGAGCGGGTGGATCTGGAGGGAGACAATGATCCCGAGGAAACAATAGAAGAGGAGGTTGAGTATGAAGAagtagaggaggaggaggaagtcGAGgtggaagaagaggaggaagaggaagaagaagatcctGAAGAGGAGGGTGAGGAAGAGGATGACAACAAGCGACCTGCTACAAAATCTAATGGACAAAAAAGCTCAGATGGTGATGAAGAGATGATCGTTGCTAATGCggaggatgaggaggagaaAAAGAAGCATGCTGAGCTTCTTGCTCGTCCTCCGCATGGGTCAGAGGTGTATCTTGGTGGCATTCCTCATGATGCATCCGAAGTGGATTTGAGGGGATTTTGTGAATCTATTGGGGAAGTGACTGAG GTTAGAATAATGAAGGGAAAAGATTCCGGTGAGGCCAAAGGCTATGCTTTTTTAACCTTCAGAAACAAAGAATTGGCCTCTAAGGCAATCGAGGAACTGAATAATTCGGAGTTAAAG GGAAAAAGGATTAAATGTTCGACATCTCAAGCAAAGCATCGGTTGTTCATCGGAAATGTTCCAAGAAGTTGGGGAGAGGAAGATATGAAGAAGGCTGTAACAGATATTGGACCAGGAGTCATTTCTGTGGAATTGTTGAAG GACCCACAGAACTCCAGCCGAAATCGGGGATTTGTGTTCATCGAGTATTATAATCATGCCTGTGCAGAATACTCAAGACAAAAGATGTCAACCCCAAAATTTAAGCTTGACACCAATGCTCCAACTGTGAGCTGGGCTGATCCTAAAAATACAGAATCCTCTGCTGCATCTCAG GTTAAGGCAGTGTATGTCAAGAATTTACCAAAAGACATTACTCAGGATCAGCTGAAGGATCTGTTTGAACATCATGGAAAGATCACAAAGGTCGTTCTCCCACCTGCAAAAGCGGGACAGGAAAAGAGCAGATTTGGTTTTGTGCACTTTGTGGAAAGGGCATGTGCCATGAAGGCATTGAAGAACactgaaaaatatgaaattgatg GTCAAGTTTTggagtgttctcttgcaaaaccaCAATCAGATCAGAAGTCTTCTGGATCATCAACTCAACAAAGGTCAGCCTTACTTCCGACCTACCCACCACGTCTTGGTTATGGCATGGTAGGGGGTAGTCCATATGGCGGTGGCTTAGGTGCTGGATATGGTGGTCCGGGAATTGCGCAA CCACTGATATACGGTAGGGGACCAACTCCTGCTGGCATGGCAATGATGCCTATGCTTTTGCCTGACGGAAGGATTGGATATGTTCT GCAACAGCCGGGAGTACAACCACAGATGCCTCCACCGCAATCCCGAGGTGGAAGAAGTGGTGGCGGTGGCAGCTCAAGTGGTGGAAGGCAAAGCGGTGAGAGCGGTCGTGGCCGCATTCGCTACAACCCGTATTAA
- the LOC126593753 gene encoding replication protein A 14 kDa subunit B-like: MPPRRRDMNPAVFVNAELLRSYVGSRVRALIQVVRVEGETIIGNSTDESQLVVKGIPTFPLTKFVEVIGLADSDTSIQADMWTNLGETSDTYTYNQLCQIVNGEYKILFV; the protein is encoded by the exons ATGCCTCCCCGCCGTCGA GATATGAATCCTGCAGTTTTTGTCAATGCAGAGTTGTTGCGATCGTATGTTGGAAGTCGGGTTCGGGCACTGATTCAGGTGGTGCGAGTTGAGGGTGAAACTATCATTGGAAATTCTACTGATGAAAGCCAGCTAGTTGTGAAGGGCATCCCAACGTTTCCTCTTACAAAATTTGTTGAGGTCATAGGCCTTGCTGACAGTGATACGTCCATCCAGGCTGACATGTGGACCAACCTCGGAGAGACATCTG atacatacacttacAATCAGCTCTGTCAGATTGTAAATGGAGAATATAAAATCTTGTTCGTCTGA